The DNA sequence CGTGCCGGTGGGTAGAGATCTTGATTTTGTAGGGATTATCGTAGTTCGCGAGTGCGCCCATTGGGAAGCGTTTTTGTAAGAGATATACCGTGTGTCGCACGGTTCCCCCGTTCTTCCCAGCCGTCTTTTTTTAAGAGCTTGATAAGCTCCGGGCCGGTTATGGCAGGTAATCCCGCACTCATGCACAAACCAATTGATTCACAGGTTCGATTCTCTGAGACACGAGTATACCTGGATCAAAAGGAAGATCAATGTGCATCATTTGCGGCTTGGTTGGATAAATCTCAATATCATGTTCTCGAAAGAATCTCTCACGTTCGCCAACTTGCTCCAGAGTATTTAAGTGGAGTAGTATCGCTTCCTGAATATCTCTTTCTGCTTCCTGTATAGTGTCACCGAAGGTTGCAGTGCCAAGTTCCTTGCATTCGGCGGTCCAGACGTCATCTTCGAATTTGAAGATGACCGTAAGCACAATGAAGCCTGCTTGAGTCTTATTCATGACTTTTGCCCGAAATTTATAGGAAAATAAGTGCTTGTTAAATTATTGTTTGCATGATTTGAAGGGCTCTGCTAATCAACACAAATAATACTCTCTAAAAGTATGTGTGTCAAGAGCTTTTTGTTATACTACCAGCACTTGTCTTCGTTGCGTCAGGCTTTTTGAATTATAGAAAGGCGTATGCGCTGTTGTGTGTTGACGATCAGCCAAATAAAAATGCCGCAGGGTTATTGAGTGAGAAGGGTGACCACGAATCCCAAGCGCTCACTGCCTTCAATCAAAATCATGAAACGCCTTCCAGCGAAACACCGTGATGCCCAAGTCGGTGCCGAACCAGACAAAATCCTCATCGAGCGCGACCGCATTGACATGGTTATCCAACAAGCCGTCTTCTGCGGTGTATTGCCTCCATTCCTTGCGCCCGCCGTGATATTTGTACACGCCGGCATTCGTTCCCACCCACACTGCTCCCGGGCCCGCTTCGATACAATAAATGTCAGTTCCCGCGAAGGCTTGCCGCGCCGGCGCGCCCAGCCAGGTGCGCGCATTCACGTTCAAAGCATCAATGCCCAGATCCGTGCCAAACCACACCAACGAATCATAATACGAAACCGCATAGGCTGCGGCCCGACTCGCGTCATCGCCGGCATCGATGTAGCCGCCGGTGGCCTTTGCCATGTCATAAACAAACGGCCCTTGCGCCGTAGCCGCCCATAACAAATTTTCCTGGCGTTCGAGATCTTCGACGCGGATATGGCGCAGCAGATTCGGCAGAATTTCACCGACCCCAAACGAATCTTTGCGCGCCGTGGCCAGCGCAATGCGGTTCAAGCCCAAATCCGTGGCGGCGTAGAGATAATTTTCATAAACCGCAACATCGTTCACGCGCTCACTGGCCAAACCGTCTTTGGACATCAGGCGCTGCCAGCGATCCTTGCGCGTGTCATAAATGCTGATACCGTTTTGCGTGGCGCAATAAAGCTTGCCCTCGTGAAATTCAAAACCGTTCACCTCGTCGCTGCTCATGCTGAAGTTGTAGCGCGCGTCATAATAACGCCAGTCGCGGTTGTCGGAGATGCCGGCTTGCGGATCGCGCCAGTAGGTGATGCCTTCCAGAGATTCATCGCGCGGCTGGCGAATGGTGTTGCGCACGCCGCCGATCCACAGGCCCTCCTCATCAAACAGCAGCGCATCGACACGCTGGCTTGCCAAACCGATGCTGATGGGCTGCGCCTGGCCCAGATTGACATCGACGCGCAACGCGCCCAGGCCCCAGGTGCCCAGCCACATATTGCCCCAGCGATCTTCGCTGATACTCGTCACCGGTGCCTGGCGCAAATGATTATCCTGCACAATGCCTTTGGGATCGAACAGAAAACCGGCAGGCATAAAAAATTGCGGGAACATACGCGGCCGCGGCGCGCGTGCTCCGAACCAGATCACGGAAGCATCAGGCGTCTGACCGTCTGCTGGAGAAAAAATGTTGCCGAATTTGTCCTGGCGAAACATGCGTCCGGAGGCGGTTTCGAACCAATTGTTGTTGTTGTCGAATCCCAGCGAAACAAATTCATCGTTGTACGCCAGGCCAAATTCGATCTTGGGAAAATTCGTCCAGCGCAACGAGGCGGGATGCTGGCGGCTGAGGCCCAGGGCATGGCCGCACCAGAGTGTGCTGGTAATATGATCGAAGCCGATGACGCTTATGCGGTTGTCGGCGAGGCCATCGCTGGTGGTGTACGGCGCCTGCCATTGGCTGCGCAGAATGTCATAGCGCGCAATGCCGGCAGTGGTGCCGAAAAATGCCTGTTCCGGGCTGGTTGCGACCGAGCTAATGTAGCGATTGACGCCGTAGCTCACCCAATCGCCCGGCCGGTAGCGATCATTTGCCGGAGAGCGGCGCAACGTGAAGGCATAGAGTCCCAGCCCCGCCAACAGAAAAAGGGAAATAATATTGAGGTGAAATCGTCTCATGAATATGTTCCCCGTTGGGGATTGAAGGCGGCGGTTCGATGCTTGCATTCGATTCGGTAGGAAGCTAGGAGAATTGCACTAAAAGTCAACGAGCAAGTTGGGGGGACGGAGGTGACTTCCACTACATGAAATCACAAAACGACAACGATCTTACGATCGCGAGCAATTCATTCAGAGAAATCGCCGTAGCTAAAAACTCTGATGCCCAGAACTGATTTCAATAGTTACTCTCCACTACCAAGGCCAATGGTATCTGCGTGTACCGCTTAGGCGAGATGGCTGAAACAGAGATGATAGTTACTATTACAGCCCGGACGCTGTGAGCGCCCGGGCTGCTGTGCCAAATTCACTCCACTACAATTTTCTCAATGCCCTCGGGCGCGGGCGGATATTTCATCTGTAATCCTTCCAACGCTTCAACAATACATTCTGAAATCACGAAATTGCGGTACCATTTCTTGTTCGCCGGGACGATATGCCACGGCGCCCAGGGCGTGTTGCATTTGTTGATCGCGTCTTCGTAGGCTTGCATGTAATCATCCCACAACGCGCGCTCTTTCAAATCGCCGAGATTGAATTTCCACTGCTTGGTCTTGTCGTCCCGCCGCTCTTCCAGCCGCTCTTTTTGCTCTTTCTTTGAAATGTGCAGGAAGAATTTGAGAATCGTGACCCCGCTGTCCGCCAGCAGCTTTTCGAAGTTGTTGATGTGATCATAGCGTTTCAGCCACACTTCTTTGGGCACGAGATTGTGCACGCGCACGATCAACACATCTTCATAATGCGAGCGGTTGAAAATGCCGATGTAGCCGGCTGGCGGCACGTGCTGGTGAATGCGCCACAAAAAATCGTGCGCCAATTCCTCCGGCGTCGGCGTTTT is a window from the Cytophagia bacterium CHB2 genome containing:
- a CDS encoding polyphosphate kinase 2 family protein, producing the protein MKQPLLISPVEKIRLKDFDAGYTGNYKEKDEAKKDLEKNLERLDELQEVMYAEGKHALLIVLQGMDTGGKDGVIEHVMSSVDPQGVRVASFKTPTPEELAHDFLWRIHQHVPPAGYIGIFNRSHYEDVLIVRVHNLVPKEVWLKRYDHINNFEKLLADSGVTILKFFLHISKKEQKERLEERRDDKTKQWKFNLGDLKERALWDDYMQAYEDAINKCNTPWAPWHIVPANKKWYRNFVISECIVEALEGLQMKYPPAPEGIEKIVVE